Proteins from a genomic interval of Verrucomicrobiia bacterium:
- a CDS encoding prepilin-type N-terminal cleavage/methylation domain-containing protein, with amino-acid sequence MNRAVPAKDRNGQGFTLIELLVVIAIIAILAAMLLPALAKAKEKAKRVQCLSNLRQIGLGANMYAGDYNDKVPPVNKVGMGGGNTFVVNAMDRTVVDAVNAYLKLQENSPSIWVCPNRLGTPSPGLPSYYGTTQMYIGYAYFGGMTTWTASPTGVSYSPVKLASAKPFWALGADTNMKVGNRWAGAVSTGQPYEFEYGKVPPHPASGGEPAGGNEIFADGSAQWCKFSTMYRFNNYASAIGSLDTYWYQDTSDFDPALLARLPSLK; translated from the coding sequence ATGAACAGAGCTGTCCCGGCAAAAGACAGGAACGGTCAGGGTTTTACCTTGATTGAGTTGTTGGTCGTCATCGCCATCATCGCGATTCTGGCCGCCATGTTGTTGCCCGCGCTGGCGAAGGCGAAGGAAAAGGCCAAACGCGTGCAATGCCTGAGCAATTTGCGGCAAATCGGCCTGGGCGCGAACATGTATGCCGGCGATTACAACGACAAGGTGCCGCCGGTCAACAAGGTGGGCATGGGCGGCGGAAACACGTTTGTGGTCAATGCCATGGATCGGACCGTCGTGGATGCCGTGAATGCCTACCTGAAGCTTCAGGAGAACAGCCCTTCCATCTGGGTCTGTCCGAACCGGCTGGGCACCCCGAGCCCGGGCCTGCCCAGTTATTACGGCACCACACAGATGTATATCGGCTACGCCTATTTTGGCGGCATGACCACGTGGACGGCTTCGCCGACCGGCGTGTCTTACAGCCCCGTCAAGCTGGCCAGCGCCAAACCGTTTTGGGCGCTCGGTGCCGACACCAACATGAAGGTGGGCAACCGGTGGGCCGGCGCCGTCTCGACCGGCCAGCCGTATGAATTTGAATATGGCAAAGTGCCGCCGCATCCCGCCTCCGGCGGGGAACCCGCTGGCGGCAACGAGATCTTTGCGGACGGCTCGGCGCAGTGGTGCAAGTTCAGCACGATGTATCGCTTCAACAATTACGCCAGTGCCATCGGCAGCCTGGACACCTACTGGTATCAGGACACGTCGGACTTCGACCCGGCATTGCTGGCCCGCCTGCCGAGCTTGAAGTGA